From Draconibacterium halophilum, one genomic window encodes:
- a CDS encoding outer membrane protein assembly factor BamB family protein: MIRKCLFLVSVMLFSVPILFAQEPTVWRGEKNGIYPETGLLKEWPANGPAILWTTEGLGEGHSSPVFANGKIYLSTMIDGEGFIFIFSQNGEVIKKVSYGKEFAESYPGTRSSVVVVGDLMYQYSGYGVLTCMDSESGEVKWRKNAFEDFDGENIRWGVTETVLVDGDVVYLTPGGKKNNVVALNRFNGDLIWTSAGKGETSAYCTPLLVELPARKLLVTHTADHIIGLDAKTGELLWDFEHTNRWSVHPNTPLYYNGDLFGFSGYGKGGVKLDLSDDGSSVTKQWTKEELDSRMGGMVVVDGYIYGSGDNAREWRCVDWETGEERYVSKDIAKGVTIYADGMLYCYSERGELALVEATPESFNIVSQTKVELGSAQHWAHPVINNGRLFVRHGDVLIAYKIK, translated from the coding sequence ATGATTAGAAAATGTTTATTTCTTGTGTCGGTAATGCTTTTTTCAGTGCCAATTTTATTCGCTCAGGAACCTACTGTTTGGCGGGGCGAAAAAAACGGGATTTATCCTGAGACTGGCCTTTTAAAGGAATGGCCGGCCAATGGCCCTGCAATTTTGTGGACTACCGAAGGATTAGGCGAGGGACACTCATCGCCGGTTTTTGCCAATGGTAAAATATACCTGTCGACCATGATCGACGGTGAAGGTTTTATATTCATTTTCTCACAAAATGGAGAAGTGATCAAAAAAGTTTCATACGGAAAAGAATTTGCAGAAAGTTATCCGGGAACACGTTCATCTGTTGTGGTAGTAGGCGATTTAATGTATCAGTACAGTGGTTACGGAGTGCTGACTTGTATGGACTCGGAAAGCGGAGAGGTGAAATGGCGCAAGAATGCCTTTGAAGATTTTGATGGCGAGAATATTCGTTGGGGAGTAACAGAAACCGTTCTTGTGGATGGCGATGTGGTGTATTTAACTCCGGGCGGAAAGAAAAATAATGTTGTGGCGCTCAACCGTTTTAATGGTGATCTCATCTGGACATCGGCAGGAAAAGGTGAAACTTCTGCCTATTGCACACCGTTACTGGTTGAACTTCCGGCACGGAAATTATTGGTAACACATACAGCCGACCATATTATCGGGCTTGATGCCAAAACCGGAGAATTGTTGTGGGATTTTGAGCATACCAACCGATGGAGTGTTCACCCAAATACTCCGCTCTATTATAATGGCGATTTATTCGGCTTTAGTGGCTACGGGAAAGGTGGTGTAAAACTCGACCTAAGCGACGATGGCAGCAGCGTTACTAAACAGTGGACCAAAGAGGAGCTCGACAGCCGCATGGGTGGAATGGTTGTGGTTGACGGATACATCTACGGCTCGGGAGATAACGCTCGTGAGTGGCGTTGTGTTGACTGGGAAACCGGCGAAGAAAGATACGTGTCGAAAGACATTGCAAAAGGCGTTACCATTTATGCCGACGGAATGTTGTATTGCTATAGCGAACGTGGTGAATTGGCCTTGGTTGAAGCCACTCCCGAAAGTTTCAATATTGTTAGCCAAACAAAAGTTGAACTGGGTTCGGCTCAGCATTGGGCACATCCGGTTATCAATAATGGCCGCCTGTTTGTTCGGCATGGCGATGTACTGATTGCCTACAAAATTAAATAA
- a CDS encoding PQQ-binding-like beta-propeller repeat protein codes for MKITLTLLIAAFAISLNAQVTQWRGPNRDGHFTETGLLKEWPEDGPELLMQVEKIGKGYSSAIAEGDMIYTSGMIDTMDYLTAINPDGSFKFQVPYGRSWNKSFPDTRSTPVVDGDRIYVQSGTGRVVCLNKATGEEVWAVEVDKDFETEYHIWGNSETPLVVNNLVICTPAGSKTSVVAFDKMTGDLVWQSESVGGARAYASASVYEFNGHRYILAVTGKELLALVPETGEIVWHYQYFDPEKWDQPNGLIWTNTPVFKDNQIFITMGYDYPAVMLEMDSTGTSVSEKFVDHTFDNHHHGVILTDGYLYGSNWFDNKRGKWICMDWETGEIKYVADWDTKGSIVMADGLLYCYNERGNVGLVKPDPDGFEVISEFRIREGAGPHWAHPFISDKKLLIRHGDALMVYNIAE; via the coding sequence ATGAAGATTACATTAACACTTTTAATTGCTGCATTTGCAATTTCATTAAATGCTCAGGTTACGCAGTGGCGTGGGCCAAACCGCGATGGTCATTTCACCGAAACAGGTTTACTGAAGGAATGGCCGGAAGATGGACCTGAACTGCTTATGCAAGTTGAAAAAATAGGAAAAGGATACTCGTCGGCGATTGCCGAAGGTGATATGATTTATACATCAGGAATGATCGATACGATGGATTACCTGACTGCAATAAATCCGGATGGATCGTTTAAATTTCAGGTGCCTTACGGACGCTCGTGGAATAAATCGTTTCCCGATACGCGAAGTACTCCCGTGGTTGATGGCGATCGCATTTATGTGCAAAGCGGAACCGGCCGGGTAGTTTGTTTGAATAAAGCAACAGGTGAAGAGGTTTGGGCTGTGGAAGTAGATAAGGATTTTGAAACCGAATACCATATTTGGGGTAACTCGGAAACACCGCTGGTGGTTAATAACCTGGTAATTTGTACACCGGCCGGAAGCAAAACAAGTGTTGTTGCTTTTGATAAAATGACCGGAGATTTGGTGTGGCAAAGCGAATCGGTTGGAGGAGCAAGAGCTTATGCCTCGGCATCGGTTTACGAGTTTAACGGGCATCGTTATATTCTGGCTGTTACTGGAAAAGAGTTGCTGGCGCTGGTTCCCGAAACGGGAGAAATTGTCTGGCATTATCAATATTTTGATCCGGAGAAATGGGATCAGCCAAATGGTCTGATATGGACCAATACACCTGTGTTTAAAGACAACCAAATTTTTATTACCATGGGATACGATTACCCTGCGGTTATGCTGGAAATGGATTCAACAGGAACATCGGTAAGCGAAAAATTTGTCGATCACACTTTTGATAACCACCACCACGGCGTAATTCTTACCGATGGTTATTTGTACGGATCGAATTGGTTCGATAATAAACGCGGAAAATGGATTTGCATGGATTGGGAAACCGGTGAGATAAAGTATGTAGCCGATTGGGACACAAAAGGCTCAATCGTAATGGCCGATGGACTACTATACTGTTACAACGAACGCGGAAACGTTGGACTGGTAAAACCTGATCCTGATGGTTTTGAAGTGATCAGCGAATTCAGGATCAGAGAAGGAGCCGGACCACATTGGGCGCATCCTTTTATTAGCGATAAAAAGTTGCTCATCCGGCATGGCGATGCATTAATGGTGTATAATATCGCTGAATAA
- a CDS encoding PQQ-binding-like beta-propeller repeat protein — MRLTLTIIAIIFAFNLFGQDLIEFRGVDRSGYYPDTGLLKQWPESGPELLLKIEDIGKGFSTPIVANNNIYVTGIKEDTIDILSAFNFNAELLWDIPYGRSWTRSYIDSRSTPTYSDGNLYVSSGTGQLACVDAQTGKLIWEVDAVQKYAGEIHRHGDAEAPLIVDDLVVYLVGGEQNTMVAFNKYTGKEVWQCKSLGGAKSYASPSLIVHNNRKIILAQTTDNLIGIDAENGSILWSFNLIQYHTKARG, encoded by the coding sequence ATGAGATTAACCTTAACAATAATAGCAATTATTTTTGCCTTTAATTTATTCGGACAAGATTTGATTGAGTTTAGGGGTGTGGATCGTTCGGGGTATTATCCCGACACAGGCTTGCTAAAACAATGGCCGGAAAGCGGTCCAGAATTGTTACTGAAGATTGAAGACATCGGCAAAGGTTTTTCCACACCCATTGTGGCTAATAACAACATCTATGTAACCGGAATTAAAGAAGATACAATTGATATTCTGTCAGCCTTTAATTTTAATGCAGAACTGTTGTGGGATATACCCTACGGACGTTCGTGGACCCGATCTTACATTGATAGCAGAAGTACACCAACTTATTCCGATGGAAATCTCTATGTGTCAAGCGGTACAGGACAGTTAGCCTGCGTTGATGCCCAAACAGGAAAACTGATTTGGGAAGTAGACGCGGTACAGAAATACGCAGGTGAAATACACCGCCATGGCGATGCTGAAGCTCCTTTAATTGTTGATGATTTGGTGGTATACCTCGTTGGTGGTGAGCAAAATACGATGGTGGCATTTAATAAATACACAGGTAAAGAAGTGTGGCAATGCAAGAGTCTTGGAGGAGCGAAATCATATGCATCTCCATCGTTAATTGTACATAACAACCGTAAAATAATTCTTGCACAAACAACTGATAATCTAATTGGTATTGATGCCGAAAACGGTTCAATTCTTTGGAGTTTCAACCTCATTCAATATCATACAAAAGCCAGGGGGTAG